A genomic region of Eriocheir sinensis breed Jianghai 21 chromosome 42, ASM2467909v1, whole genome shotgun sequence contains the following coding sequences:
- the LOC127010023 gene encoding uncharacterized protein LOC127010023 isoform X2 produces the protein MPHCVVVGCNTTNRYRQTKYRFFHFPNDTETSERWLQLCGRPDITKPVHHRICCLHFEPSAYQRNLKYELLGQPVPDKQIRLKPEAVPTLRLPSTGTAGSPAKGRRAILPENQPVSSPAVPRLLPSLCQPPHNEPRQPRQVSGITAPEGGPGGTRPRRGPAMEEWSSWEFCRHRRDSSAAAAGTNLQHPALGLAGHEPPNTAMWGAGDETTHYREPFEGVCARRQDEGNDSDESSCILSLPDLMKDYGEVGDEGTTNDTPLPVLPSDVEGNSAKGKSHDSQPVLPDLTEGERTNSDTSMTVLPSGVEGDTANSPNSPPVLPTDTIRDSSDWTNLNSSMTVLPSSVEGGTAKINSSNSLPMLPTNFMEGASIESNTTTLLTVLPTYTENNTQQCNSLISLPVLPTHITEGESDYRNSPSVLPSQAVGDSDHGNSANSYPVLPAKESDSKLTNNPTSVSVLPNHSAEGDGEQIRLTRPLLSVLSTSLMENNSNQTSNPTSLPVLPKPSTEGNREQDSLTRPLLSVLSTSLLENTAQARNISCPSSQSLIHRLLADGKNERSKLNRTLSAPSSNHAETDSDQSTGCPSLASSLHGLPYNLTEDISNQSNRSATLPVSPPLTPQPSSSQHTTSASQSPALPSSEPQTFDSSHYHPKRKRRKNSDGTDVGLNMASEDSPPPPYSYCIASAVENILIDCPEDVRQECGQQILTAAMKILVEMKKEEESSVALME, from the exons ATGCCTCACTGTGTTGTGGTCGGGTGCAACACTACAAATCgctacagacagacaaaatataGGTTTTTCCATTTTCCAAACGACACTGAAACGTCCGAGAGGTGGCTACAACTGTGTGGAAGACCGGATATAACCAAACCAGTTCATCATAGGATATGCTGCTTGCATTTTGAGCCGTCTGCTTATCAGAGGAACTTGAAGTATGAGCTCCTTGGACAGCCAGTGCCTGATAAGCAAATAAGGCTGAAGCCTGAAGCAGTGCCAACGTTACGCTTACCATCAACAG GTACTGCAGGCAGCCCAGCTAAGGGGAGAAGAGCCATTCTACCAGAAAATCAACCAGTGTCCTCACCGGCAGTGCCTAGGCTGTTACCAAGCTTATGCCAGCCTCCACATAATG AGCCAAGACAACCAAGACAAGTGAGTGGCatcacagcccctgagggagggCCAGGCGGCACCAGGCCCCGGCGAGGCCCAGCGATGGAGGAGTGGTCAAGCTGGGAGTTCTGCAGGCACCGCCGGGACTCATCTGCCGCTGCCGCAGGAACCAACCTCCAACACCCCGCCCTGGGCCTGGCCGGACATGAG CCTCCAAACACCGCCATGTGGGGTGCGGGCGATGAGACAACCCACTACAGGGAGCCGTTCGAAGGGGTGTGTGCGAGACGCCAGGACGAGGGCAACGACAGTGACGAGAGTAGCTGTATATTGTCACTGCCGGATTTGATGAAGGATTATGGGGAGGTTGGCGACGAGGGGACGACCAACGACACTCCATTACCAGTGTTACCAAGCGATGTGGAGGGTAACAGTGCGAAGGGGAAGAGTCATGATTCACAGCCAGTGTTACCAGATCTTACAGAGGGTGAGAGAACTAACAGTGACACATCAATGACAGTGTTACCAAGTGGTGTAGAGGGTGACACTGCAAACAGTCCAAATTCACCACCAGTGTTACCAACTGATACAATACGGGACAGCAGTGATTGGACTAACCTCAACTCTTCAATGACAGTGTTACCAAG CTCCGTAGAGGGTGGCACTGCAAAGATAAACAGTTCTAATTCACTGCCAATGTTACCAACTAATTTTATGGAAGGTGCCAGTATTGAGAGTAACACTACCACCTTATTGACAGTATTACCAACCTATACAGAGAATAATACCCAACAGTGCAACAGTCTCATTTCACTGCCAGTATTACCAACACATATTACGGAGGGGGAGAGTGATTACAGAAACAGTCCCTCAGTATTACCAAGTCAGGCAGTAGGCGACAGTGACCATGGAAACAGTGCTAATTCATATCCAGTGTTACCAGCTAAGGAGAGCGACAGCAAGCTAACCAACAATCCCACATCGGTATCAGTGTTGCCAAATCATTCAGCGGAGGGGGACGGGGAACAGATTAGACTCACACGCCCCTTGCTATCAGTCCTATCAACCAGTCTTATGGAAAACAACAGTAACCAAACCAGCAACCCAACCTCATTACCAGTGTTACCAAAACCTTCCACAGAGGGTAACAGGGAACAGGATAGTCTCACACGCCCTTTACTATCTGTCTTATCAACTAGCCTTCTGGAAAACACCGCCCAGGCTCGTAATATCAGCTGCCCCTCCTCACAATCCCTCATACATAGACTTTTAGCGGACGGGAAAAACGAACGAAGCAAACTCAATCGCACGCTCTCCGCCCCGTCAAGCAATCATGCGGAAACGGACAGCGATCAAAGTACTGGCTGTCCGTCACTCGCGTCATCTCTTCATGGTCTACCGTACAACCTAACTGAGGACATAAGCAACCAGAGTAACCGTTCCGCGACGCTCCCAGTCTCGCcgccactaacaccacaaccatcaAGCTCGCAGCACACAACATCAGCGTCGCAAAGTCCAGCGCTACCCTCGTCGGAACCCCAGACATTCGATTCCTCACACTATCACccgaagaggaaacggaggaaaaacaGTGACGGAACGGATGTAGGGTTGAACATGGCTTCGGAAGACTCGCCTCCGCCCCCATATTCGTACTGTATTGCGAGTGCAGTGGAGAATATCCTCATCGACTGCCCTGAGGATGTGCGCCAGGAGTGTGGGCAGCAGATTCTGACGGCGGCGATGAAGATTCtggtggagatgaagaaggaggaggaatcgtCAGTGGCCTTAATGGAATAG
- the LOC127010023 gene encoding uncharacterized protein LOC127010023 isoform X1 has translation MPHCVVVGCNTTNRYRQTKYRFFHFPNDTETSERWLQLCGRPDITKPVHHRICCLHFEPSAYQRNLKYELLGQPVPDKQIRLKPEAVPTLRLPSTGTAGSPAKGRRAILPENQPVSSPAVPRLLPSLCQPPHNEPRQPRQVSGITAPEGGPGGTRPRRGPAMEEWSSWEFCRHRRDSSAAAAGTNLQHPALGLAGHEPPNTAMWGAGDETTHYREPFEGVCARRQDEGNDSDESSCILSLPDLMKDYGEVGDEGTTNDTPLPVLPSDVEGNSAKGKSHDSQPVLPDLTEGERTNSDTSMTVLPSGVEGDTANSPNSPPVLPTDTIRDSSDWTNLNSSMTVLPRSVEGGTAKITSPNSPPVLPTDTIQDSSDWTNLTSSLTVLPSSVEGGTAKINSSNSLPMLPTNFMEGASIESNTTTLLTVLPTYTENNTQQCNSLISLPVLPTHITEGESDYRNSPSVLPSQAVGDSDHGNSANSYPVLPAKESDSKLTNNPTSVSVLPNHSAEGDGEQIRLTRPLLSVLSTSLMENNSNQTSNPTSLPVLPKPSTEGNREQDSLTRPLLSVLSTSLLENTAQARNISCPSSQSLIHRLLADGKNERSKLNRTLSAPSSNHAETDSDQSTGCPSLASSLHGLPYNLTEDISNQSNRSATLPVSPPLTPQPSSSQHTTSASQSPALPSSEPQTFDSSHYHPKRKRRKNSDGTDVGLNMASEDSPPPPYSYCIASAVENILIDCPEDVRQECGQQILTAAMKILVEMKKEEESSVALME, from the exons ATGCCTCACTGTGTTGTGGTCGGGTGCAACACTACAAATCgctacagacagacaaaatataGGTTTTTCCATTTTCCAAACGACACTGAAACGTCCGAGAGGTGGCTACAACTGTGTGGAAGACCGGATATAACCAAACCAGTTCATCATAGGATATGCTGCTTGCATTTTGAGCCGTCTGCTTATCAGAGGAACTTGAAGTATGAGCTCCTTGGACAGCCAGTGCCTGATAAGCAAATAAGGCTGAAGCCTGAAGCAGTGCCAACGTTACGCTTACCATCAACAG GTACTGCAGGCAGCCCAGCTAAGGGGAGAAGAGCCATTCTACCAGAAAATCAACCAGTGTCCTCACCGGCAGTGCCTAGGCTGTTACCAAGCTTATGCCAGCCTCCACATAATG AGCCAAGACAACCAAGACAAGTGAGTGGCatcacagcccctgagggagggCCAGGCGGCACCAGGCCCCGGCGAGGCCCAGCGATGGAGGAGTGGTCAAGCTGGGAGTTCTGCAGGCACCGCCGGGACTCATCTGCCGCTGCCGCAGGAACCAACCTCCAACACCCCGCCCTGGGCCTGGCCGGACATGAG CCTCCAAACACCGCCATGTGGGGTGCGGGCGATGAGACAACCCACTACAGGGAGCCGTTCGAAGGGGTGTGTGCGAGACGCCAGGACGAGGGCAACGACAGTGACGAGAGTAGCTGTATATTGTCACTGCCGGATTTGATGAAGGATTATGGGGAGGTTGGCGACGAGGGGACGACCAACGACACTCCATTACCAGTGTTACCAAGCGATGTGGAGGGTAACAGTGCGAAGGGGAAGAGTCATGATTCACAGCCAGTGTTACCAGATCTTACAGAGGGTGAGAGAACTAACAGTGACACATCAATGACAGTGTTACCAAGTGGTGTAGAGGGTGACACTGCAAACAGTCCAAATTCACCACCAGTGTTACCAACTGATACAATACGGGACAGCAGTGATTGGACTAACCTCAACTCTTCAATGACAGTGTTACCAAGGTCTGTAGAGGGTGGCACTGCAAAGATAACAAGTCCAAATTCACCGCCAGTGTTACCAACTGATACAATACAGGACAGCAGTGATTGGACTAACCTCACATCCTCATTGACAGTGTTACCAAGCTCCGTAGAGGGTGGCACTGCAAAGATAAACAGTTCTAATTCACTGCCAATGTTACCAACTAATTTTATGGAAGGTGCCAGTATTGAGAGTAACACTACCACCTTATTGACAGTATTACCAACCTATACAGAGAATAATACCCAACAGTGCAACAGTCTCATTTCACTGCCAGTATTACCAACACATATTACGGAGGGGGAGAGTGATTACAGAAACAGTCCCTCAGTATTACCAAGTCAGGCAGTAGGCGACAGTGACCATGGAAACAGTGCTAATTCATATCCAGTGTTACCAGCTAAGGAGAGCGACAGCAAGCTAACCAACAATCCCACATCGGTATCAGTGTTGCCAAATCATTCAGCGGAGGGGGACGGGGAACAGATTAGACTCACACGCCCCTTGCTATCAGTCCTATCAACCAGTCTTATGGAAAACAACAGTAACCAAACCAGCAACCCAACCTCATTACCAGTGTTACCAAAACCTTCCACAGAGGGTAACAGGGAACAGGATAGTCTCACACGCCCTTTACTATCTGTCTTATCAACTAGCCTTCTGGAAAACACCGCCCAGGCTCGTAATATCAGCTGCCCCTCCTCACAATCCCTCATACATAGACTTTTAGCGGACGGGAAAAACGAACGAAGCAAACTCAATCGCACGCTCTCCGCCCCGTCAAGCAATCATGCGGAAACGGACAGCGATCAAAGTACTGGCTGTCCGTCACTCGCGTCATCTCTTCATGGTCTACCGTACAACCTAACTGAGGACATAAGCAACCAGAGTAACCGTTCCGCGACGCTCCCAGTCTCGCcgccactaacaccacaaccatcaAGCTCGCAGCACACAACATCAGCGTCGCAAAGTCCAGCGCTACCCTCGTCGGAACCCCAGACATTCGATTCCTCACACTATCACccgaagaggaaacggaggaaaaacaGTGACGGAACGGATGTAGGGTTGAACATGGCTTCGGAAGACTCGCCTCCGCCCCCATATTCGTACTGTATTGCGAGTGCAGTGGAGAATATCCTCATCGACTGCCCTGAGGATGTGCGCCAGGAGTGTGGGCAGCAGATTCTGACGGCGGCGATGAAGATTCtggtggagatgaagaaggaggaggaatcgtCAGTGGCCTTAATGGAATAG
- the LOC127010023 gene encoding uncharacterized protein LOC127010023 isoform X3 translates to MEEWSSWEFCRHRRDSSAAAAGTNLQHPALGLAGHEPPNTAMWGAGDETTHYREPFEGVCARRQDEGNDSDESSCILSLPDLMKDYGEVGDEGTTNDTPLPVLPSDVEGNSAKGKSHDSQPVLPDLTEGERTNSDTSMTVLPSGVEGDTANSPNSPPVLPTDTIRDSSDWTNLNSSMTVLPRSVEGGTAKITSPNSPPVLPTDTIQDSSDWTNLTSSLTVLPSSVEGGTAKINSSNSLPMLPTNFMEGASIESNTTTLLTVLPTYTENNTQQCNSLISLPVLPTHITEGESDYRNSPSVLPSQAVGDSDHGNSANSYPVLPAKESDSKLTNNPTSVSVLPNHSAEGDGEQIRLTRPLLSVLSTSLMENNSNQTSNPTSLPVLPKPSTEGNREQDSLTRPLLSVLSTSLLENTAQARNISCPSSQSLIHRLLADGKNERSKLNRTLSAPSSNHAETDSDQSTGCPSLASSLHGLPYNLTEDISNQSNRSATLPVSPPLTPQPSSSQHTTSASQSPALPSSEPQTFDSSHYHPKRKRRKNSDGTDVGLNMASEDSPPPPYSYCIASAVENILIDCPEDVRQECGQQILTAAMKILVEMKKEEESSVALME, encoded by the exons ATGGAGGAGTGGTCAAGCTGGGAGTTCTGCAGGCACCGCCGGGACTCATCTGCCGCTGCCGCAGGAACCAACCTCCAACACCCCGCCCTGGGCCTGGCCGGACATGAG CCTCCAAACACCGCCATGTGGGGTGCGGGCGATGAGACAACCCACTACAGGGAGCCGTTCGAAGGGGTGTGTGCGAGACGCCAGGACGAGGGCAACGACAGTGACGAGAGTAGCTGTATATTGTCACTGCCGGATTTGATGAAGGATTATGGGGAGGTTGGCGACGAGGGGACGACCAACGACACTCCATTACCAGTGTTACCAAGCGATGTGGAGGGTAACAGTGCGAAGGGGAAGAGTCATGATTCACAGCCAGTGTTACCAGATCTTACAGAGGGTGAGAGAACTAACAGTGACACATCAATGACAGTGTTACCAAGTGGTGTAGAGGGTGACACTGCAAACAGTCCAAATTCACCACCAGTGTTACCAACTGATACAATACGGGACAGCAGTGATTGGACTAACCTCAACTCTTCAATGACAGTGTTACCAAGGTCTGTAGAGGGTGGCACTGCAAAGATAACAAGTCCAAATTCACCGCCAGTGTTACCAACTGATACAATACAGGACAGCAGTGATTGGACTAACCTCACATCCTCATTGACAGTGTTACCAAGCTCCGTAGAGGGTGGCACTGCAAAGATAAACAGTTCTAATTCACTGCCAATGTTACCAACTAATTTTATGGAAGGTGCCAGTATTGAGAGTAACACTACCACCTTATTGACAGTATTACCAACCTATACAGAGAATAATACCCAACAGTGCAACAGTCTCATTTCACTGCCAGTATTACCAACACATATTACGGAGGGGGAGAGTGATTACAGAAACAGTCCCTCAGTATTACCAAGTCAGGCAGTAGGCGACAGTGACCATGGAAACAGTGCTAATTCATATCCAGTGTTACCAGCTAAGGAGAGCGACAGCAAGCTAACCAACAATCCCACATCGGTATCAGTGTTGCCAAATCATTCAGCGGAGGGGGACGGGGAACAGATTAGACTCACACGCCCCTTGCTATCAGTCCTATCAACCAGTCTTATGGAAAACAACAGTAACCAAACCAGCAACCCAACCTCATTACCAGTGTTACCAAAACCTTCCACAGAGGGTAACAGGGAACAGGATAGTCTCACACGCCCTTTACTATCTGTCTTATCAACTAGCCTTCTGGAAAACACCGCCCAGGCTCGTAATATCAGCTGCCCCTCCTCACAATCCCTCATACATAGACTTTTAGCGGACGGGAAAAACGAACGAAGCAAACTCAATCGCACGCTCTCCGCCCCGTCAAGCAATCATGCGGAAACGGACAGCGATCAAAGTACTGGCTGTCCGTCACTCGCGTCATCTCTTCATGGTCTACCGTACAACCTAACTGAGGACATAAGCAACCAGAGTAACCGTTCCGCGACGCTCCCAGTCTCGCcgccactaacaccacaaccatcaAGCTCGCAGCACACAACATCAGCGTCGCAAAGTCCAGCGCTACCCTCGTCGGAACCCCAGACATTCGATTCCTCACACTATCACccgaagaggaaacggaggaaaaacaGTGACGGAACGGATGTAGGGTTGAACATGGCTTCGGAAGACTCGCCTCCGCCCCCATATTCGTACTGTATTGCGAGTGCAGTGGAGAATATCCTCATCGACTGCCCTGAGGATGTGCGCCAGGAGTGTGGGCAGCAGATTCTGACGGCGGCGATGAAGATTCtggtggagatgaagaaggaggaggaatcgtCAGTGGCCTTAATGGAATAG
- the LOC127010222 gene encoding uncharacterized protein LOC127010222, with translation MLDSPQGCQPFLCAIRFPGAHLFPTSETLEPLPLPPIQAPSEPVPLPPIQEPSEPVPFPPIQDPSEPVPLPPPFRPSEPVGPQNQYPSRPSRTSQNQYPYRPPSGPQNQYPSRPSRPPQNQYPYRPPSGPQNQNPLPSIQASEPLPSPPPP, from the exons ATGTTGGACTCTCCACAAGGCTGCCAACCCTTCCTATG CGCTATTAGGTTCCCAGGAGCTCATTTATTTCCCACCTCGGAGACCTTAGAACCACTCCCCTTACCGCCCATCCAGGCCCCCTCAGAACCAGTACCCTTACCGCCCATCCAGGAACCCTCAGAACCAGTACCCTTCCCGCCCATCCAGGACCCCTCAGAACCAGTACCCTTACCGCCCCCCTTCAGGCCCTCAGAACCAGTAG GCCCTCAGAACCAGTACCCTTCCCGCCCATCCAGGACCTCTCAGAACCAGTACCCTTACCGCCCCCCATCAGGCCCTCAGAACCAGTACCCTTCCCGCCCATCCAGGCCCCCTCAGAACCAGTACCCTTACCGCCCCCCATCAGGCCCTCAGAACCAGAACCCCTTACCCTCCATCCAGGCCTCAGAaccactcccctcacccccacccccttaa